The Punica granatum isolate Tunisia-2019 chromosome 4, ASM765513v2, whole genome shotgun sequence genome has a window encoding:
- the LOC116204229 gene encoding lysine-rich arabinogalactan protein 19-like yields the protein MAELFALLRGPNCASSSSTPPSRQGPTADPTSWIPPTQVPKNTDAPAPPTTHTAAAHPFTIPFPPPPAPAAIPLPPAAFLTSDQVLSAPSPVSMPAPAAVYTIPPPMVFPAPSAPAPTHPQAAELPSYPPLQPHTSFPYQAPPPINTTFLEP from the coding sequence ATGGCGGAACTGTTCGCCCTACTCAGAGGACCGAACTGCGCATCCTCAAGCTCTACGCCACCTTCGAGACAAGGACCAACAGCCGACCCAACGTCTTGGATTCCGCCAACCCAAGTTCCGAAAAACACTGATGCTCCCGCACCGCCAACGACGCACACGGCCGCAGCCCACCCATTTACCATCCCCTTTCCACCACCACCAGCCCCCGCAGCCATCCCTCTTCCACCAGCGGCGTTCCTCACTTCGGATCAGGTCCTGTCCGCGCCGTCACCTGTTTCCATGCCGGCCCCAGCTGCGGTCTATACCATCCCTCCGCCGATGGTTTTTCCGGCGCCAAGCGCACCTGCTCCGACTCACCCTCAAGCCGCAGAACTTCCCTCCTACCCACCTCTACAACCTCACACTAGCTTCCCTTACCAAGCACCGCCGCCCATAAACACTACTTTCCTCGAACCATGA